In Paracoccus contaminans, the genomic stretch ATAGGGCGGCGTCTTGCGTCCGGGCAGCCGATCCCGGCCGCTCACGGTCCGGCAGGACGGGCCTTTGCCTTGCAGCGGCACCGGCCGGGTCCGCAGGGCAAGGAACATCCATGCCCTGGCCGGATGATCTCTGCGCGGGCTGGCAAGCGGGGCCGGCTCTCTGCCGGCCTGCAAAGAAGCCATGGCGCGGTTGAGGCAGGGGCCTTGGCGGACGGAAAACCCGGCCGATGTCCACGCTCTTGCAGCCCCTTTCGCCTTGGCATGCACGGGGCACGCGGCCGGGCTTCAGCCGCTGGTCGCTGGGTCCGAACCGGCCTCGGCCGCCCTGTCGGACAGCCAGTGCAGGAACAGCTCGGCCGATGCCTTGGGCCGGGCCCGATACGGGACCACGACGTGATAGCCGTCGCTGGTCCGTGCGACGTGATCGGTCAGCCGCACCAGCCGCCGCTGGGCGATCAGGTCGGGAATGAGCCGTGCCCAGCCCAGCGAAATGCCTTGCCCGGCCAGTGCCGCATAGATCGAATCGGTGAACGAGCTGCACACCATCTGCGCACCGCGCCGCGGCATGGCCGCGCCAAAGGCGGACAGCCACGCCTCCCATCCGGTCCAGACGGGATCGTGGGACTGATGCATGATCAGCGGGTGCCGCACCAGCTGATCCAGCGTGTCGATGGGCCCGTGGGCCTGCAGGTATTCGGCACTGCATATCGGATAGACCTCGTCGCGAAACAGCAGGATCGAACGGCCATCCGGCCACAGCCCATTGCCGTAACGGATCGTCAGATCGGCATCCCCCCGGCCGAGATCCACCAGCTGATCCTGCGCCACGATCCGCAGCTTGAACTGCGGATGTTCCCGGCTGAACCCCGAAATCCGAGGCAGCAGCCAGAAAT encodes the following:
- a CDS encoding LysR substrate-binding domain-containing protein yields the protein MRRRLPPLTALVTFESAARLRSFTRAAAELGVTQAAVSRQVHLLETALGFPVFRRLHRRVELTENGRILANAASSALTLMADAIDEITDASAPDELVISASVGFSHFWLLPRISGFSREHPQFKLRIVAQDQLVDLGRGDADLTIRYGNGLWPDGRSILLFRDEVYPICSAEYLQAHGPIDTLDQLVRHPLIMHQSHDPVWTGWEAWLSAFGAAMPRRGAQMVCSSFTDSIYAALAGQGISLGWARLIPDLIAQRRLVRLTDHVARTSDGYHVVVPYRARPKASAELFLHWLSDRAAEAGSDPATSG